One region of Rhodospirillaceae bacterium genomic DNA includes:
- a CDS encoding 4a-hydroxytetrahydrobiopterin dehydratase, with translation MIAKLTETERTAALTTLPAWQMVAGKDAIQRSFRFKDFVEAWGFMSKVALLAQAQDHHPEWSNVYNRVEITLTTHDCKGLSARDVKLALDIDKLGA, from the coding sequence ATGATCGCGAAGCTGACCGAGACCGAACGCACTGCTGCCCTCACCACATTGCCTGCCTGGCAAATGGTGGCGGGCAAGGACGCCATCCAGCGCAGCTTCCGCTTCAAGGATTTTGTCGAGGCCTGGGGTTTCATGAGCAAGGTCGCCTTGTTGGCGCAAGCACAGGACCATCATCCCGAATGGTCAAACGTCTATAACCGGGTCGAGATCACGCTCACCACCCATGACTGCAAGGGGCTGAGCGCACGCGACGTCAAGCTTGCCCTGGACATCGATAAACTGGGGGCATGA
- a CDS encoding HAMP domain-containing histidine kinase: MMQIVEHASQTAPQANVDYAGNRQKNRPAGRASLLLIAIPLVILLVGCLATYAVYGELLRRAEDLWREGAQNQTERLDAAFADALRATQVPLRAITGLFLGSETVTRVEFERAVAALARNDLAPGDISIAHLLADEGGDYYMPFGIGLERYGKVSRDPVNWSGLESAVALAAQQPQHLLLSPHPMFEDDIGPRFALVVALATGDSPPLLVAPLNLEEILANFVAANVPPGLHLSVSHGALIESELYPIAYRPLPAQPGFNMLDQFQVAAMQTLASRIVYAGAEWQLTWAVAPTYQGGPNRNLANAVLIGGLCFSVLCALLFLLARHEIKRERALSATAKQAADMFRQHMVQLSLARDAAEQANRAKSQFLANMSHELRTPLNAIIGFSDMMKLGIGGRVENERHLECVKHISDSGTLLFKLIDQLFDTAKIESGQLELTEEPHDAVALAREAIALVQPVANTKQIRLTLEAGADLPAWLVDYRAALQILNNLLTNAVKFSGRDTVVETRLQSMADGGLMIAVIDQGPGIAPEILPRIFDRFSRGDPMVSGKEEGLGLGLWIVRNLVEMHRGGISVESVVGQGTTIRMRFPPPASVRSAIDPATIPAD, from the coding sequence ATGATGCAGATTGTCGAGCATGCATCGCAGACAGCCCCCCAGGCCAATGTCGATTACGCCGGCAACAGGCAAAAAAACCGCCCGGCTGGACGAGCCTCGCTCCTGCTGATCGCCATTCCGCTGGTGATATTGCTGGTGGGTTGCCTTGCCACCTATGCTGTCTATGGCGAGCTGCTGCGGCGCGCCGAAGATCTGTGGCGCGAAGGGGCGCAGAACCAAACTGAACGGCTTGATGCGGCGTTTGCCGATGCGCTGCGGGCGACTCAGGTGCCCCTGCGCGCAATTACCGGCCTGTTCCTGGGATCGGAAACCGTCACCAGGGTGGAGTTTGAACGGGCTGTAGCGGCGCTCGCCAGAAATGATCTGGCGCCCGGCGATATTTCTATTGCCCATCTCCTCGCCGATGAGGGTGGCGACTATTACATGCCCTTCGGTATTGGCCTCGAGCGCTACGGCAAAGTCAGCCGCGATCCGGTCAACTGGTCAGGCCTGGAGAGCGCGGTGGCATTGGCCGCGCAGCAACCGCAACACCTGCTGTTGTCCCCACATCCCATGTTCGAGGACGATATTGGTCCACGCTTTGCGCTGGTGGTTGCCCTCGCCACCGGAGACAGTCCGCCATTGCTGGTGGCGCCGCTCAATCTCGAGGAGATCCTCGCGAACTTTGTGGCGGCCAATGTACCGCCCGGCCTCCACCTCAGTGTTTCCCATGGAGCCTTGATCGAGAGCGAACTCTATCCGATCGCCTACCGACCGCTACCAGCCCAACCGGGCTTCAACATGCTCGACCAGTTCCAGGTCGCAGCGATGCAGACATTGGCTTCCCGCATTGTCTATGCCGGGGCAGAGTGGCAGCTCACCTGGGCTGTGGCGCCGACCTATCAGGGCGGCCCGAACCGCAACCTGGCCAATGCGGTGCTCATCGGCGGGCTCTGCTTCTCGGTCCTCTGTGCCCTGCTGTTTCTTCTGGCGCGGCATGAGATCAAGCGTGAACGCGCGCTGTCGGCGACCGCCAAGCAGGCCGCCGACATGTTCCGCCAGCATATGGTGCAGTTGTCCCTGGCCCGCGATGCGGCCGAGCAAGCCAATCGTGCCAAATCACAGTTCCTGGCCAATATGAGTCACGAATTGCGCACACCGTTGAATGCCATCATCGGCTTCTCGGACATGATGAAACTCGGCATTGGCGGCCGGGTGGAGAATGAGCGGCACCTGGAATGCGTCAAGCATATCAGCGACAGCGGCACGTTGCTGTTCAAGCTCATCGACCAGCTGTTCGATACGGCCAAGATCGAGAGTGGGCAGCTTGAGCTCACGGAAGAACCGCACGATGCCGTTGCCTTGGCGCGCGAGGCTATTGCATTGGTGCAGCCGGTCGCCAATACCAAGCAGATCCGCCTCACCTTGGAAGCTGGTGCGGATCTCCCGGCCTGGCTGGTCGATTATCGCGCGGCGTTGCAGATCCTCAACAATCTCCTCACCAATGCGGTGAAGTTCTCCGGCCGGGACACGGTCGTGGAAACGCGCCTGCAATCCATGGCGGATGGCGGCCTGATGATCGCGGTCATCGATCAAGGCCCCGGCATTGCGCCTGAGATCCTGCCCCGGATATTCGATCGCTTCTCGCGCGGCGATCCCATGGTCTCAGGGAAGGAAGAAGGACTTGGCCTTGGGCTCTGGATCGTGCGCAACCTGGTCGAGATGCATCGCGGCGGCATCAGCGTGGAAAGCGTGGTGGGACAGGGCACCACCATCAGGATGCGCTTTCCACCCCCGGCCAGCGTTCGGTCGGCGATAGATCCAGCAACCATTCCCGCCGATTGA
- a CDS encoding Hsp33 family molecular chaperone HslO, which translates to MEAAVQAPPASDYVQPFQIEGHGVRGRLIRIDQVASEIIAKHAYPEPVAHLLTEMMALAAILAATLKYEGVFTLQAKGNGAVKVLVADVTSAGNVRGYAQFDEKAVVAIPAASANLMRLTGGGYLAFTVDQGEHAERYQGIVELEGTSLVECIHHYFRQSEQLQAAFKLAVEHHPGGWRAGAIMLQRLPMQGTSQGGWTPDGSTPHDWHGRNEDSFDAGTEEAEDAWRRAVVLMASTQDRELLGPETGMHDLLYRLFHEDGVRVFSGHDLKAQCRCSRGRVENVLKSLAADELQDLAIDGALVVTCEFCNSEYRFALGDVTPGA; encoded by the coding sequence ATGGAAGCAGCCGTCCAAGCCCCACCCGCCAGCGACTATGTCCAACCGTTCCAGATCGAGGGCCATGGCGTCCGTGGCCGCCTGATCCGCATCGACCAGGTGGCGAGCGAAATCATCGCCAAACACGCCTATCCGGAACCTGTGGCGCATCTCCTCACGGAGATGATGGCGTTGGCGGCCATCCTGGCGGCGACGTTGAAGTATGAGGGTGTCTTCACCCTGCAGGCCAAGGGCAATGGCGCCGTCAAGGTGCTGGTCGCCGACGTGACGTCGGCCGGCAATGTGCGCGGCTATGCGCAGTTCGACGAGAAAGCGGTGGTCGCCATACCGGCAGCCTCCGCCAATCTCATGCGTTTGACCGGTGGCGGCTATCTCGCCTTTACCGTGGACCAGGGCGAGCATGCCGAGCGCTACCAGGGCATTGTCGAGCTGGAAGGCACCAGCCTTGTGGAATGCATCCATCATTATTTCCGGCAGTCGGAACAGCTGCAGGCGGCGTTCAAGCTCGCCGTCGAGCATCATCCCGGCGGCTGGCGCGCCGGCGCCATCATGCTGCAGCGCCTGCCGATGCAAGGCACGTCGCAAGGTGGCTGGACGCCGGACGGCTCGACACCCCATGATTGGCATGGCCGCAACGAGGATTCCTTCGATGCCGGCACCGAAGAAGCGGAAGATGCCTGGCGTCGGGCCGTCGTCCTGATGGCCAGCACCCAGGACAGGGAGCTGCTGGGGCCAGAGACCGGCATGCATGATCTGCTCTATCGCCTGTTCCATGAAGACGGCGTTCGCGTCTTCAGCGGTCACGATCTCAAGGCGCAGTGCCGCTGCTCGCGCGGCCGTGTCGAGAATGTCCTCAAATCACTGGCGGCAGACGAACTCCAGGACCTGGCCATCGATGGCGCGCTGGTCGTGACCTGCGAATTCTGCAACAGCGAGTACCGCTTTGCGCTGGGTGACGTCACACCGGGCGCCTGA
- the argF gene encoding ornithine carbamoyltransferase, which produces MTQTTTPKHFLDLDIMSAADLRRIIDTSKAVKAKNFPDGNEKPFAGKALAMIFEKPSTRTRVSFEIGMKRLGGEVVVLERESSQLGRGETVADTARVLSRYVDCIMVRTTREQKLMELAEHATVPVINGLTDRTHPCQLMADVMTFEEHRGPIKGKRVTWSGDGNNMATSWIHAAVRFDFELNIACPANLAPPRDVINWAHEQGGKVKISDNPQEAVKGADCIVTDTWVSMGDADSFDRTEQLRRFQVDEKLMKLAKADAIFMHCLPAHRGDEMTAAVIDGPQSVVWEEAENRLHAQQGILYWCLGLL; this is translated from the coding sequence ATGACCCAGACCACGACACCAAAGCACTTCCTCGACCTCGATATCATGTCGGCCGCCGATCTCAGGCGCATCATCGACACGTCGAAAGCCGTGAAGGCCAAGAATTTTCCGGACGGCAACGAAAAGCCTTTCGCCGGCAAGGCGCTGGCCATGATCTTCGAGAAGCCATCGACCCGCACCCGCGTCTCGTTCGAGATCGGCATGAAGCGGCTGGGCGGCGAGGTTGTCGTCCTTGAACGTGAAAGCTCGCAGCTCGGCCGTGGCGAAACCGTGGCCGATACCGCCCGCGTGCTGTCGCGCTATGTCGATTGCATCATGGTCCGGACCACGCGCGAGCAGAAGCTGATGGAATTGGCCGAACACGCCACCGTGCCGGTCATCAACGGCTTGACCGACCGCACCCATCCCTGCCAGCTGATGGCCGATGTCATGACCTTCGAGGAACATCGGGGGCCGATCAAGGGCAAGCGCGTGACCTGGTCGGGCGACGGCAACAACATGGCGACGAGCTGGATCCACGCCGCCGTTCGCTTCGACTTCGAACTCAACATCGCCTGCCCCGCCAATCTGGCGCCACCGCGCGACGTCATCAACTGGGCGCATGAACAAGGCGGCAAGGTGAAGATTTCCGACAATCCGCAGGAAGCCGTGAAGGGCGCTGATTGTATCGTGACCGACACCTGGGTCTCGATGGGCGATGCCGATTCCTTCGACCGCACTGAACAACTGCGCCGTTTCCAGGTCGACGAGAAGCTGATGAAGCTGGCCAAAGCCGATGCTATTTTCATGCATTGCCTGCCGGCCCATCGCGGCGACGAAATGACCGCCGCGGTCATCGACGGGCCGCAATCGGTGGTCTGGGAAGAGGCGGAGAATCGCTTGCATGCCCAGCAGGGGATTCTTTATTGGTGCCTCGGTCTGCTTTAG
- a CDS encoding aspartate aminotransferase family protein, which translates to MTVQKPSSLMQTYARSELAFERGEGAYLFTADGRRFLDFASGIAVTALGHSHPHLVKALVDQAQKLWHTSNLYQVPGQTRLAERLTAATFADQAFFANSGAEAIECGLKLIRKYQDDFGDPARYRVIAFEGSFHGRTLSTLAAAGNEKYLKGYAPVVDGFDHCAFNNLNEVRAKVGPETAAIMIEPVQGEGGMRAADIEFLQGLRKVCDEFGLLLMFDEVQSGVGRTGKFFAHEWAGVTPDIVATAKGIGGGFPMGVCLASNKVAAAFGPGSHGTTFGGNPLAMAVGNAVLDIILADDFLPAVNKVGAHLDARIDELLRRFPGAFEGKRGKGLMRGLKCASGVVNTEMVESLRGVGLLTVGAADNTIRLLPPLIVTNAEIDSAIDMLAAVAAQAKAA; encoded by the coding sequence ATGACCGTCCAAAAGCCCTCCAGCCTGATGCAGACCTATGCCCGTTCCGAACTCGCCTTCGAGCGCGGCGAAGGGGCCTATCTCTTCACGGCGGACGGCCGACGTTTCCTCGATTTTGCCAGCGGCATCGCCGTGACGGCACTGGGGCACAGCCATCCGCATCTGGTGAAGGCCCTGGTCGACCAGGCGCAGAAGCTGTGGCACACCTCCAACCTCTATCAGGTGCCGGGACAGACGCGGCTTGCCGAACGCCTGACCGCCGCCACCTTCGCCGACCAGGCCTTCTTCGCCAATTCCGGCGCCGAGGCGATCGAGTGCGGCCTGAAGCTCATTCGCAAATACCAGGATGATTTCGGCGATCCGGCACGTTATCGCGTCATCGCCTTTGAAGGCTCGTTCCACGGCCGCACCCTCTCGACCCTGGCCGCCGCCGGCAACGAGAAATACCTCAAGGGCTATGCCCCGGTGGTGGACGGGTTCGATCATTGCGCCTTCAACAACCTCAATGAAGTGCGCGCCAAGGTGGGGCCGGAGACGGCCGCCATCATGATCGAGCCGGTACAGGGCGAAGGCGGCATGCGCGCCGCCGATATCGAGTTCCTGCAAGGCCTGCGCAAGGTGTGCGACGAATTCGGGCTGCTGCTGATGTTCGACGAAGTGCAGTCGGGCGTCGGGCGGACCGGCAAGTTCTTTGCCCATGAATGGGCCGGCGTCACCCCGGATATCGTCGCCACCGCCAAGGGCATCGGCGGCGGTTTCCCGATGGGCGTCTGCCTTGCCAGCAACAAGGTGGCGGCAGCTTTCGGTCCGGGGTCCCACGGCACCACCTTCGGCGGCAACCCGCTCGCCATGGCGGTCGGCAATGCCGTGCTCGACATCATCCTGGCCGATGACTTCCTGCCGGCGGTGAACAAGGTCGGCGCGCACCTCGATGCGCGCATCGACGAGTTGCTGCGACGATTCCCCGGCGCATTCGAGGGCAAGCGCGGCAAGGGTTTGATGCGCGGCCTCAAATGCGCGAGCGGTGTCGTCAATACAGAGATGGTGGAAAGTCTGCGCGGTGTCGGTCTGCTGACCGTGGGTGCCGCCGACAACACCATCCGCCTGTTGCCGCCGCTCATCGTCACCAACGCGGAGATCGATTCCGCCATCGACATGCTGGCCGCCGTCGCGGCCCAAGCCAAGGCTGCCTGA
- a CDS encoding GNAT family N-acetyltransferase: protein MTRDFTFMIRPAEPHEAAAITDIVHAAYAKWVPVIGREPLPMRTDYGQALLEHQFDVMVEQGRIGGPIVGLIETMQRPDHLWIENVAVAPAAQGQGIGRHLLAHAEQKAMDAGCFELRLLTNGAFEANVLLYRRLGYVVEREEAFMNGTTVYMSKKLSR, encoded by the coding sequence ATGACGCGCGATTTCACCTTCATGATCCGGCCGGCCGAACCGCACGAGGCTGCGGCGATCACCGATATCGTGCACGCCGCCTATGCCAAATGGGTGCCGGTGATCGGCCGCGAGCCGCTGCCGATGCGAACCGATTACGGCCAGGCCCTGCTGGAACACCAATTCGATGTCATGGTCGAGCAGGGCCGGATAGGTGGCCCCATCGTCGGATTGATCGAAACCATGCAGCGCCCTGATCACCTTTGGATCGAGAATGTCGCCGTCGCGCCAGCCGCCCAAGGCCAGGGGATCGGGCGGCACCTCCTCGCCCATGCCGAGCAGAAGGCCATGGACGCGGGCTGCTTCGAACTCCGCCTGCTCACAAACGGCGCATTTGAGGCCAATGTCCTGCTCTATCGGCGACTGGGCTATGTCGTGGAGCGGGAGGAGGCCTTTATGAACGGAACCACCGTCTATATGAGCAAGAAGCTTTCGCGATGA
- a CDS encoding ABC transporter permease codes for MAGILSHSGRLRRFGAVNWLGLFTLARRETSRGLKDYNYQILGPVVSSLLYLAVFHLAIRTVGGSSGSNADLLNFIAPGLIIFVACEKAFENACGSFIFDKHERVMADLLMAPLSSVERVCGYLAGACLAGSAVGIAVALITLFFADLTFVQPWAILFFAIMGTMMHGLIGILVGIWAEKWDSYAAVHTFLLLPLSFLSGLFYRVENLPPLAQELVRLNPVFYIIDGFRFGMTGTGSSNPWIGAAVLLAMNAMLFALAYTWFRRGYRLKP; via the coding sequence ATGGCGGGTATTCTCTCGCATAGCGGCCGGCTGCGGCGCTTCGGTGCGGTCAACTGGCTGGGCCTGTTCACGCTGGCACGGCGCGAAACCAGCCGCGGCCTCAAGGACTATAATTACCAGATCCTCGGCCCCGTGGTTTCCAGCCTGCTCTATCTTGCCGTCTTCCATCTGGCGATCCGCACCGTGGGCGGGAGCAGCGGCAGCAATGCGGATCTCCTCAACTTCATCGCCCCCGGCCTCATCATCTTCGTCGCCTGCGAAAAAGCGTTCGAAAATGCCTGCGGCTCGTTCATCTTCGACAAGCATGAACGGGTGATGGCAGATCTTCTCATGGCGCCGCTCTCCTCCGTCGAACGTGTCTGCGGCTATCTCGCGGGCGCCTGTCTCGCGGGGAGCGCCGTCGGCATCGCGGTCGCCCTCATCACCTTGTTCTTTGCCGACCTCACCTTTGTGCAGCCCTGGGCGATCCTGTTCTTTGCCATCATGGGCACCATGATGCATGGCTTGATCGGCATCCTGGTCGGCATCTGGGCGGAGAAATGGGACTCCTATGCCGCGGTCCATACCTTCCTGCTGCTGCCGCTTTCCTTCCTGTCGGGCCTGTTCTACCGGGTCGAAAACCTGCCGCCGCTGGCGCAGGAACTGGTGCGCCTCAACCCCGTCTTTTACATCATCGACGGCTTCCGCTTCGGCATGACCGGCACCGGCTCGTCCAATCCCTGGATCGGCGCTGCCGTGCTGCTGGCGATGAACGCGATGCTCTTTGCCCTGGCCTACACCTGGTTCCGGCGCGGTTATCGCCTCAAACCCTAG
- a CDS encoding ABC transporter permease has translation MIPALTPRRYGAVNWIGLWTLYRKEVRRFLAVGTQTVLAPMVTTLLFLAIFVLAMGHSVELVGGVPYMEFLAPGLIMMAMTQNAFANASSSLMIAKIQGNIVDLLMPPLSALEITLGLALGGLTRGLVVGVATAAAIWLFVPLQVSNVLPLLFYGIMASLMLAQLGIVAGIYAEKFDHMAAVTNFIITPLAFLSGTFYSTARLPEFGQVLAHLNPFFYMIDGFRYGFIGHADGSLLLGALALIGVNAALLLANYLSFERGSRLKA, from the coding sequence ATGATCCCCGCCCTCACCCCGCGCCGCTATGGTGCCGTCAACTGGATCGGCCTCTGGACCCTCTACCGGAAGGAGGTGCGCCGCTTCCTGGCCGTGGGCACGCAGACGGTGCTGGCGCCGATGGTGACGACGCTCCTGTTCCTGGCGATCTTCGTGCTGGCCATGGGCCATTCGGTCGAACTGGTGGGCGGCGTTCCCTACATGGAATTCCTGGCACCCGGCCTCATCATGATGGCGATGACGCAGAACGCCTTTGCCAACGCCTCCTCCTCGCTGATGATCGCCAAGATCCAGGGCAATATCGTCGACCTGCTGATGCCCCCACTGTCAGCACTGGAGATCACGCTGGGCCTGGCCCTGGGTGGTCTGACACGGGGCCTGGTGGTGGGTGTTGCGACCGCGGCCGCCATCTGGCTGTTCGTGCCGCTGCAGGTCAGCAATGTGCTGCCCCTGCTGTTCTACGGCATCATGGCCAGCCTGATGCTGGCGCAGCTCGGCATCGTCGCCGGGATCTATGCCGAGAAGTTCGACCATATGGCAGCGGTGACGAATTTCATCATCACGCCGCTGGCCTTCCTGTCCGGCACCTTCTATTCGACGGCGCGCCTGCCTGAGTTCGGGCAGGTGCTCGCCCATCTCAACCCCTTCTTCTACATGATCGACGGCTTTCGCTATGGCTTCATAGGCCATGCCGACGGGTCGCTGCTGCTGGGTGCCCTGGCGCTGATCGGCGTCAACGCCGCCCTGCTGCTCGCCAATTACCTGAGTTTTGAGCGCGGCAGCCGGTTGAAGGCATGA
- a CDS encoding SDR family NAD(P)-dependent oxidoreductase yields the protein MTATVAKPGRLAGRIALVTGASRGIGAAIARAYAKEGAELILTARTTGGLEELDDEIRGISGKTSLLVPFDLKDFDAIDRLGAALYERFGKLDILVGNAGVLGTLSPLGHISPKEFQEVIDINLTANWRLLRSLDPLLRQSDAGRAIFLTSGAARGPRAYWGTYAISKAALEMMVGIYAQEIQQTKVRANMIDPGRTRTRMRAKAYPGEDPQSLKTPDEIMDKFVELATATFTGNGEMVKAQ from the coding sequence ATGACGGCGACCGTTGCTAAGCCCGGCAGACTCGCCGGGCGTATCGCCCTTGTCACCGGCGCCTCGCGCGGCATCGGTGCCGCCATCGCCAGAGCCTATGCCAAAGAAGGCGCCGAGCTGATCCTCACCGCGCGGACCACCGGCGGGCTTGAGGAACTCGATGACGAAATCCGCGGCATCAGCGGCAAGACCAGCCTGCTGGTGCCCTTCGACCTCAAGGATTTCGACGCCATCGACCGGCTGGGTGCCGCACTTTACGAGCGCTTCGGCAAGCTCGACATCCTGGTCGGCAATGCAGGTGTGCTCGGCACCCTCTCACCTCTCGGGCATATTTCGCCCAAGGAGTTCCAGGAGGTCATCGACATCAACCTCACTGCCAACTGGCGCCTGCTGCGCTCGCTGGATCCATTGCTGCGGCAATCCGATGCCGGGCGGGCCATCTTCCTCACCTCAGGCGCCGCGCGCGGTCCCCGCGCCTATTGGGGCACCTACGCCATTTCCAAGGCGGCGCTGGAGATGATGGTTGGCATCTATGCCCAGGAAATCCAGCAGACCAAGGTGCGCGCCAACATGATCGACCCCGGCCGCACCCGCACCCGCATGCGCGCCAAGGCCTATCCCGGCGAAGATCCGCAGAGCCTGAAGACGCCGGACGAGATCATGGACAAGTTCGTCGAGCTGGCCACCGCCACCTTCACCGGCAATGGCGAAATGGTGAAGGCACAGTAG